One genomic segment of Aliarcobacter cibarius includes these proteins:
- a CDS encoding sugar transferase: protein MIVLGRKYKFTKFEKLRLRKKFNKRLIIKYSDRDPLEVLEELKILVAKTDAHLIVLNTKATVPDELIKYLTNLQFEKNIKLITIEQFMEKYLHKCYIPEDHTDLNYLQNIRPFNFFEYSIKRLIDFVGIFCLFIISSPIMLYVIKKIKQQSPGNLIFRQTRVGVRGKIFYCNKFRSMHENSHHDPYTRENDTRIFPFGNTMRKTRIDELPQMLNVLKGDMHLIGPRAEWNILVENYEKELPYYNERHLVRPGITGWAQVNYPYGASIEDTKQKLMYDLYYIKHYSLWLDIKIVWKTILVVLGKKGM, encoded by the coding sequence ATGATAGTTTTGGGTAGGAAATATAAATTTACAAAGTTTGAAAAACTAAGATTAAGAAAAAAGTTTAACAAACGATTGATTATAAAGTATTCAGATAGAGATCCTCTAGAAGTTTTGGAAGAGCTAAAAATATTAGTTGCGAAAACCGATGCTCATTTAATAGTATTAAATACAAAAGCAACAGTTCCCGATGAACTTATTAAATATCTTACAAATTTACAGTTTGAGAAGAATATTAAGCTTATTACAATAGAACAATTTATGGAAAAGTATCTTCATAAATGCTATATTCCAGAAGATCATACTGACTTAAACTATCTTCAAAATATAAGACCTTTCAATTTCTTTGAATATTCAATAAAAAGACTTATAGATTTTGTTGGAATATTTTGTTTATTTATTATATCTTCTCCTATTATGCTCTATGTAATAAAGAAAATAAAACAACAGTCTCCAGGGAATTTAATATTTAGACAAACAAGAGTTGGAGTAAGAGGTAAAATATTTTATTGTAATAAATTTCGTTCTATGCATGAGAATTCTCACCATGATCCATATACACGAGAAAATGATACAAGAATTTTTCCATTTGGAAATACTATGAGAAAAACTAGAATAGATGAACTTCCTCAAATGTTAAATGTATTAAAAGGGGATATGCATTTAATTGGTCCTAGAGCAGAATGGAATATTTTAGTGGAAAATTATGAAAAAGAACTACCATATTATAATGAAAGACATTTAGTTCGACCTGGAATTACAGGTTGGGCACAGGTAAATTATCCTTATGGGGCTTCTATTGAAGATACTAAACAAAAACTTATGTATGATTTATACTATATAAAACATTATAGTCTTTGGCTTGATATAAAAATTGTTTGGAAAACTATTCTAGTTGTTCTTGGTAAAAAAGGGATGTAA
- a CDS encoding SDR family oxidoreductase, translating to MKYDKVKQELLTNQKTWVITGVAGFIGSNLAEQLLKLNQKVVGLDNFATGHKHNLDHIKNSVSQGQWANFAFTEGDITDYKTCIEITKNVDIVLHQAALGSVPRSIDNPINSNASNVSGFLNMLTASKDNGVKRFVYASSSSVYGDSAELPKVESRTGNLLSPYAVTKYVNELYMGVFYKCYGFESIGLRYFNVFGKRQDPNGAYAAVMPKWISQMLNGEDVYINGDGETSRDFTYIDNVIQANILAGTTTNPLSFAKAYNTAAGGREALNNLFHAIRNELEAKLPDLKIKDAIYRDFRAGDIRHSNANIDSAKELLGYEPTHTLEQGLKESIQWYINDIKGVE from the coding sequence ATGAAATATGATAAAGTAAAACAAGAACTTTTAACCAATCAAAAAACTTGGGTTATTACAGGAGTTGCAGGGTTTATTGGCTCAAATCTAGCAGAACAATTACTAAAACTTAATCAAAAAGTAGTAGGGCTTGACAATTTTGCTACAGGACATAAACATAATTTAGATCATATCAAAAACTCTGTTTCTCAAGGTCAATGGGCAAATTTTGCTTTTACAGAAGGTGATATAACAGACTATAAAACTTGCATAGAAATCACTAAAAATGTAGATATAGTTCTTCATCAAGCAGCACTTGGATCAGTTCCAAGGTCTATCGATAATCCTATAAATTCAAATGCTTCAAATGTAAGTGGATTTTTAAATATGCTTACAGCTTCTAAAGACAATGGTGTAAAAAGATTTGTTTATGCTTCAAGTTCATCTGTATATGGTGACTCAGCTGAACTTCCAAAAGTTGAAAGCAGAACAGGTAATCTCCTCTCGCCTTATGCTGTTACAAAATATGTCAATGAACTTTATATGGGGGTATTTTATAAATGTTATGGGTTTGAATCTATCGGGCTCAGATACTTCAATGTATTTGGCAAAAGACAAGATCCAAATGGAGCTTATGCTGCAGTGATGCCAAAGTGGATATCACAAATGCTAAATGGTGAAGATGTTTATATAAATGGTGATGGTGAAACAAGTAGAGATTTTACCTATATCGACAATGTTATTCAAGCAAATATATTGGCAGGAACTACTACAAATCCACTAAGCTTTGCAAAAGCTTATAACACAGCAGCAGGTGGAAGAGAAGCTTTAAATAATCTTTTTCATGCGATAAGAAATGAACTTGAAGCTAAACTACCAGACTTAAAAATCAAAGATGCCATCTATAGAGATTTTCGAGCGGGGGATATAAGACACTCAAATGCGAACATAGATAGTGCAAAAGAATTGCTAGGCTATGAACCTACTCATACTTTAGAACAAGGTTTGAAAGAATCAATACAATGGTATATAAACGATATAAAAGGAGTTGAATAA
- a CDS encoding IS4 family transposase: MRLDNFIQTAMNNVLKNPVLSVLRDINFSSILKQSNFIKRDIGKSPYLIILHFLYMFIINKRISTFMKQSSDSYKKDVYYRLLKNSKYNWRKLLLLSSVKLISKLHILQKATDTRVLIIDDTVEIKRGKFIEGSCRNLWNNKEHRTVKGLNIVSLNYSDSHTDMMLDFSINYNKNQIVNVNENYFHHKSNAYKRRVEGNNSKNNLALQMVNRVLKSGIYADYLLVDSWYAKPNFIYEIKEKGLDVIARLSKSNRIWQFTGKYNTLERLYTRVKSHKSSKLGNYNSIKYSYVSTTTTHKTLGRIKIVFIKTKDNLIPIVSTNINLSDIEIINTYKKRWNIEQGYKDLREYFQFGKEENRIYEALIARITLSFLAYNLTSYINRINNEPQTLGELFRNLECQLETLAISMELFIKILEQLVQAQEIVKRNKDLEQIILMLRVYTKKQLGFICES, encoded by the coding sequence ATGAGACTTGATAATTTTATCCAAACTGCTATGAACAACGTATTAAAAAATCCAGTATTATCTGTTTTAAGAGATATAAATTTTAGTTCAATTTTAAAACAGAGTAATTTTATAAAAAGAGATATTGGAAAATCACCATACTTAATAATTTTACATTTTTTATATATGTTTATCATTAATAAAAGAATCTCTACATTTATGAAACAAAGCTCTGATAGCTATAAAAAGGATGTATATTATAGACTTTTGAAAAACAGTAAATATAATTGGAGAAAACTATTACTATTAAGTTCTGTAAAATTAATCTCAAAACTTCATATACTTCAAAAGGCTACTGATACTAGAGTATTAATTATTGATGACACAGTTGAAATTAAAAGAGGAAAATTTATAGAAGGAAGCTGTAGAAATCTTTGGAATAATAAGGAACATAGAACTGTAAAAGGTTTGAATATTGTATCACTAAATTATAGTGATTCCCATACTGATATGATGTTAGATTTTTCTATTAACTACAACAAAAATCAAATTGTAAATGTTAATGAAAACTATTTTCATCATAAAAGTAATGCTTATAAACGAAGAGTTGAAGGTAATAATAGTAAAAATAATTTAGCTCTTCAAATGGTAAATAGAGTATTAAAATCTGGAATATATGCAGATTATTTACTTGTTGATAGTTGGTATGCCAAACCAAATTTTATTTATGAAATAAAAGAAAAAGGTCTTGATGTAATTGCAAGATTATCAAAATCAAATAGAATTTGGCAATTTACAGGAAAATATAATACGCTTGAAAGACTGTACACTCGAGTAAAAAGTCATAAATCTTCTAAACTAGGTAACTACAATTCTATAAAATACAGCTATGTATCAACTACAACTACACATAAAACACTTGGTAGAATTAAAATAGTTTTTATAAAAACAAAAGATAATCTTATTCCAATTGTTTCAACAAATATAAATTTATCAGATATTGAAATTATTAATACCTATAAAAAAAGATGGAACATAGAACAAGGATATAAAGATTTGCGAGAGTATTTCCAATTTGGTAAAGAAGAAAATAGAATTTACGAAGCACTCATTGCTAGGATTACTCTATCTTTCCTTGCTTATAACCTTACAAGCTATATCAATCGTATCAATAATGAACCACAAACATTAGGAGAACTTTTCAGAAATTTAGAGTGTCAGCTTGAAACCCTTGCAATTTCGATGGAACTATTTATAAAAATATTAGAACAACTAGTTCAAGCCCAAGAAATTGTCAAGAGAAATAAAGATTTGGAACAGATTATCCTAATGCTCAGGGTTTACACTAAAAAACAGTTAGGTTTTATCTGCGAAAGTTGA
- a CDS encoding EpsG family protein: MNITIKKTSIFYTFLTILLIIIAGLRLFGWANDTANYYEMAIFQDELLLGSKEVFFRLIIFLNTEIFSSNFTVFLLLFAVLGVSIKIFALVKLSPLPALSIVLYLLSYFWLHEYIQIRAGVATAIFLLATKDLADGNSKKYFLKAFLAIMFHWSSIVMIPIYFLVKYKNSKAYALLPIIGIILNILNVNFYLIIEFILNTIGIDPMFYKMYAGYQNDINVFNLISLSYILVFYTITAVIFTHKNTVNDYEIILYKIISIGIFTFFLVSLLNAPVVAFRLLEYFMVVLLLSIPFLVIKFKQKLFASVLAIAYYCLYCYFLFTNVIEFEKGIL, from the coding sequence ATGAATATTACTATAAAAAAAACAAGTATTTTTTACACCTTTTTAACAATATTACTTATCATAATTGCAGGACTAAGGCTTTTTGGTTGGGCAAATGACACAGCAAACTATTATGAAATGGCGATATTTCAGGATGAACTATTACTTGGAAGCAAAGAAGTTTTTTTTAGATTGATTATTTTTTTAAATACTGAAATTTTTTCTAGTAACTTTACAGTGTTCTTATTACTCTTTGCCGTTCTAGGCGTTAGCATAAAAATATTTGCATTAGTTAAACTATCGCCTCTACCTGCATTATCTATTGTGTTGTATTTATTATCATACTTTTGGTTACATGAATATATCCAAATAAGAGCAGGCGTAGCAACGGCAATTTTCTTACTCGCCACTAAAGATTTAGCAGATGGAAATTCAAAAAAATATTTTTTAAAAGCTTTTTTAGCAATTATGTTCCATTGGTCCTCTATTGTTATGATACCAATCTATTTTTTAGTTAAATACAAAAATTCAAAAGCTTATGCTCTTTTACCAATCATAGGAATAATTTTAAATATTTTAAATGTAAATTTTTATCTTATAATAGAATTTATACTAAATACAATAGGGATTGACCCTATGTTTTATAAAATGTATGCTGGATATCAAAATGATATCAATGTATTTAATCTAATTAGTCTATCTTATATATTGGTGTTCTATACAATTACAGCAGTGATTTTTACTCATAAAAATACAGTTAATGACTATGAAATAATTCTTTATAAAATAATATCTATTGGTATTTTTACCTTCTTTTTGGTCTCTCTTCTTAACGCGCCAGTTGTCGCATTTAGGCTTTTAGAATATTTTATGGTTGTGCTTTTATTATCGATACCATTTTTAGTTATCAAGTTTAAGCAAAAATTATTTGCCTCTGTGTTGGCGATCGCTTATTATTGTTTGTACTGCTATTTTTTATTTACAAATGTAATCGAATTTGAAAAAGGAATTTTATGA
- a CDS encoding DUF1972 domain-containing protein translates to MKKISIIGIVGIPAKYGGFETLTEYLTKNLHDSYELTVFCSGKSYAHMLDSYNGAKLEYVNLHANGVQSIPYDIISIFKSLRFADTLLILGVSGCVVLPFVRLFSKKRIVVNIDGLEWKRDKWGKGAKWFLKFSEKLAVKYADVVVADNKVIQEYVSSEYGVQSELIAYGADHVTKEILSDELKVKYPFLGSRYAFKVCRIEPENNIHLILDAFSEYKLLNIVMIGNWENSEYGKDLKEKYSSFENIFLLDPIYEQDILNQIRSNCYVYMHGHSAGGTNPSLVEAMYLGLPIMAYGVQYNRETTEGKALYFDDKDGLIELLENIDEEILKRIANDMKLVALENYTWEKISQKYKKLF, encoded by the coding sequence ATGAAAAAAATTAGCATAATAGGAATAGTCGGTATCCCAGCAAAATACGGTGGGTTTGAGACACTTACGGAGTATTTGACAAAAAATCTTCATGATAGTTACGAACTTACAGTATTTTGTAGTGGGAAAAGTTATGCTCATATGTTAGATAGTTATAACGGTGCGAAGTTGGAGTATGTAAACCTTCATGCAAATGGTGTGCAAAGTATCCCTTATGACATCATCTCGATTTTTAAGTCTTTGAGGTTTGCCGATACACTGCTGATACTTGGAGTTTCTGGATGTGTCGTTTTGCCATTTGTGCGACTGTTTAGTAAAAAACGAATCGTAGTAAATATAGATGGCTTAGAGTGGAAAAGAGACAAATGGGGCAAAGGTGCGAAGTGGTTTTTGAAGTTTTCTGAGAAGTTGGCTGTAAAGTATGCCGATGTGGTAGTAGCTGACAACAAAGTGATACAAGAGTATGTTAGTAGCGAATACGGAGTGCAAAGTGAGCTGATAGCTTATGGAGCAGACCATGTGACAAAAGAGATTTTGAGTGATGAACTAAAGGTGAAGTATCCATTTTTAGGTAGTCGCTATGCTTTTAAAGTGTGTCGTATAGAGCCAGAAAACAATATCCATCTTATACTTGATGCGTTTAGTGAATATAAACTTTTAAATATCGTGATGATTGGAAACTGGGAAAATAGCGAGTATGGCAAAGATCTAAAAGAAAAATACAGTAGTTTTGAAAATATCTTTTTACTTGACCCTATCTATGAGCAAGATATATTAAATCAAATACGAAGCAACTGTTATGTTTATATGCACGGACATAGTGCAGGTGGGACAAATCCATCTTTGGTGGAGGCTATGTATTTAGGTTTGCCTATAATGGCTTATGGTGTACAGTACAACAGAGAAACCACAGAAGGTAAAGCTTTGTATTTTGATGATAAAGATGGGTTAATAGAGTTGTTAGAAAATATAGATGAGGAAATATTGAAAAGAATAGCGAATGATATGAAGCTAGTAGCACTAGAAAATTATACTTGGGAAAAGATATCTCAAAAATATAAAAAATTATTTTAA
- a CDS encoding tyrosine-type recombinase/integrase, with translation MIKTNQIGVYFREINTNSKADKVYYITYKDLDSNKKIWIKIGKYSEGIREAYCNAKRNEILTKQRIGEEPPIIAQRKKREILSIKTLADEYFSQRKDGESKRVDSVYYEKHILPFLKSYDLELLGRNDIVKFTNYLKDKKMKKLNKSLAPKTLNNVLNILKAIVKYSLKNDLLKNDFTKYINLFDIDNARERFLTKEEIELLYNESRNNENDFLFFKIALNTGARFSTILNIHKKDIDFTHNFLTLKDFKNNSTYKAFLTDEIKALLENKTKNLSLNDKIFTTNPEKRLREFLNELFNNGISSDDRKNKVVIHTLRHTFASHLAINGTPIFTIQKLMNHKDIKMTLRYAKLSPDSGRDAVVGLGL, from the coding sequence ATGATAAAAACAAATCAAATTGGTGTATATTTTAGAGAAATCAATACAAATTCAAAAGCAGATAAAGTTTATTATATTACATACAAAGATTTAGATTCAAATAAAAAAATTTGGATAAAAATTGGAAAATATAGTGAAGGAATTAGAGAAGCTTATTGCAATGCAAAAAGAAATGAAATTCTAACAAAACAGAGAATTGGAGAAGAACCACCAATAATTGCTCAAAGGAAGAAAAGAGAAATTTTATCTATTAAAACTTTAGCAGATGAATATTTTTCACAAAGAAAAGATGGAGAAAGTAAAAGAGTTGATTCTGTTTATTATGAAAAGCATATTTTACCTTTTTTGAAATCTTATGATTTAGAACTTTTAGGTAGAAATGATATTGTAAAATTTACAAATTATCTAAAAGATAAGAAAATGAAAAAATTAAATAAATCTCTTGCACCAAAAACTTTAAACAATGTTTTAAATATTTTAAAAGCAATTGTAAAATATTCTCTAAAAAATGACTTACTAAAAAATGATTTCACAAAATATATAAATCTTTTTGATATAGATAATGCAAGAGAAAGATTTCTTACAAAAGAAGAAATAGAGCTTTTATATAATGAATCAAGAAACAATGAAAATGATTTTTTATTTTTCAAAATAGCTTTAAATACAGGTGCTAGATTTTCAACTATTTTAAATATTCACAAAAAAGATATTGATTTTACTCATAATTTTTTAACTCTAAAAGATTTTAAAAATAATTCAACTTATAAAGCATTTCTAACAGATGAAATAAAAGCACTTTTAGAAAATAAAACAAAAAATTTATCTTTGAATGATAAAATTTTTACAACAAACCCTGAAAAAAGATTAAGAGAGTTTTTAAATGAACTTTTTAACAATGGAATCAGTAGTGATGATAGAAAAAATAAAGTTGTAATTCATACTTTAAGACACACTTTTGCAAGTCATTTAGCTATAAATGGAACGCCTATCTTTACAATTCAAAAACTAATGAACCACAAAGATATAAAAATGACTTTACGATATGCAAAACTGAGTCCTGATAGTGGAAGAGATGCTGTCGTTGGATTAGGATTGTAA
- a CDS encoding glycosyltransferase family 2 protein → MKEKVDVVLVTYNPDIDTLNKCVDSLINQVEKVIIVDNTPSGCKELNFFNHENIEILCLYENMGIAYAQNIGIKKAMDNGAEFVLTSDQDTVYPENYVLGMLAIYKIHITDLRIGAIAPFFRDINSNNELMPIMIYENEKISRLRSFDTDIQEVYCVSHVISSGMIMSRDALLEIGLMDADLFIDWVDTEWCFRANKLNYKILQTSKLVITHQLGDNAKKLFKYTLTNHNYIRRYYRVRNGIYILFYNKYINKSMKWYIIESLLKMVIMHFFQANSKINEIKNKYFAIKDGIVKNIGILKRDLKINEKN, encoded by the coding sequence ATGAAAGAAAAAGTTGATGTTGTTTTAGTAACTTACAATCCAGATATAGACACTTTAAATAAGTGTGTTGATAGCTTAATAAATCAAGTAGAAAAAGTTATCATTGTTGATAATACCCCATCAGGGTGTAAAGAATTAAATTTTTTTAATCATGAGAATATCGAGATTTTATGTTTATATGAAAATATGGGAATCGCATATGCTCAAAATATAGGTATAAAAAAAGCTATGGATAATGGTGCTGAGTTTGTGTTAACAAGCGATCAGGATACGGTGTATCCTGAAAATTATGTATTGGGTATGTTAGCTATATATAAAATACATATAACCGATTTAAGAATCGGAGCAATCGCACCATTTTTTAGAGATATTAATTCCAATAATGAATTAATGCCGATAATGATTTATGAAAATGAAAAAATAAGTCGACTTAGAAGTTTTGATACTGACATACAGGAAGTTTATTGCGTTTCACATGTAATTTCGTCAGGTATGATTATGAGTAGAGATGCTCTTCTTGAGATTGGTTTAATGGATGCTGATTTATTTATTGATTGGGTTGATACAGAATGGTGCTTTAGGGCAAATAAACTTAACTATAAGATTCTTCAAACATCAAAGTTGGTTATAACTCATCAGCTTGGTGATAATGCGAAGAAACTATTTAAATATACTCTAACAAATCATAATTATATTAGAAGATATTATAGAGTTAGAAATGGTATTTACATTCTTTTTTATAATAAGTATATAAATAAATCCATGAAATGGTACATAATTGAATCTTTGCTGAAGATGGTTATTATGCATTTTTTTCAAGCAAATAGCAAAATCAATGAAATTAAAAATAAATATTTCGCCATCAAGGATGGAATAGTAAAAAATATTGGAATTTTAAAACGAGATTTAAAAATAAATGAAAAAAATTAG
- a CDS encoding glycosyltransferase domain-containing protein, translating to MATTAKSNLVVYTALFGNYDDLIEPKENYEGCDFICFTDQKHLTSDVWEIRLIEECEMPANMMNRKYKILPHLFLSQYEWSMYVDANIKILNNPFELANKYLAKHDFAMPKHFARDCIYEESKECVILGKSKYDETRKQMDNYKKEGFPKNFGLGENGILFRKHNSEKVVRLMNDWWEELNTHTKRDQLSLAYVLWKSGEKFSYMDESAREGKGYFEYVIHTTFRTRSFSQKVKDSLRVRTMAKVVPILIRYRIMKL from the coding sequence ATGGCGACCACGGCTAAAAGTAATCTTGTAGTATATACAGCACTTTTTGGCAACTATGATGATTTGATAGAACCAAAAGAGAATTATGAAGGATGTGACTTCATCTGCTTTACAGACCAAAAACATCTTACATCTGATGTTTGGGAAATTCGACTGATAGAAGAGTGTGAAATGCCCGCAAATATGATGAATAGAAAATACAAAATACTTCCGCATCTGTTTTTGAGCCAGTATGAGTGGAGTATGTATGTGGATGCAAATATTAAAATTTTAAATAACCCTTTTGAATTGGCAAATAAGTATCTAGCTAAACACGACTTTGCTATGCCAAAACACTTTGCAAGAGACTGTATCTATGAAGAATCAAAAGAGTGTGTGATACTTGGCAAATCCAAATATGACGAAACAAGAAAACAGATGGATAATTATAAAAAAGAAGGTTTTCCAAAAAACTTTGGACTTGGAGAAAACGGTATATTGTTTAGAAAGCACAATAGTGAAAAAGTCGTAAGACTTATGAATGACTGGTGGGAAGAGCTAAATACTCACACCAAAAGAGATCAATTGAGTTTGGCTTATGTGCTTTGGAAGAGTGGTGAGAAGTTTAGTTATATGGATGAGAGTGCGAGAGAAGGAAAAGGATATTTTGAATATGTAATCCATACTACATTTAGAACTAGGAGTTTTTCTCAAAAAGTCAAAGATAGCCTAAGGGTTAGAACAATGGCTAAAGTTGTACCAATATTAATCAGATATAGAATAATGAAGCTATGA
- a CDS encoding nucleotide sugar dehydrogenase produces MKICVIGLGYVGLPLAHAFSEKYEVVGFDISKWRIDELSSGYDRTLELNETQVNEAIKNGMKFTLDINDIKECNIYIVTVPTPIDKNKRPDLTPLIKASETVGKVLKQNDIVIYESTVYPGATEEDCVPILEKFSTLTFNKDFFCGYSPERINPGDKEHTVTKILKVTSGSTPEIGQKVNELYASIITAGTHLAPTIKVAEAAKVIENSQRDINIAFVNELAIIFNKLGINTNDVLAAAGTKWNFLPFKPGLVGGHCIGVDPYYLTHKAQQVGYNPEIILAGRRLNDNMGIYVANQVIKLMIKKGHKIEGSKVLVLGITFKENCPDIRNSRVIDVIEELKEFGCDITVTDYWADKDEVKHEYNLNLDNDLNYDDYEAIVLAVSHDKYKNLTFGNQNQIVYDIKSILKDSDGRL; encoded by the coding sequence ATTAAAATATGTGTTATAGGGCTAGGATATGTAGGGCTTCCACTTGCTCATGCATTTAGTGAAAAATATGAAGTAGTAGGATTTGATATCTCTAAATGGAGAATAGATGAGCTTTCAAGTGGCTATGATAGAACTTTAGAGTTAAATGAAACTCAAGTTAACGAAGCTATAAAAAATGGTATGAAATTTACTCTTGATATCAACGACATCAAAGAGTGTAATATCTACATAGTCACTGTCCCAACACCTATAGATAAAAACAAAAGACCAGATTTAACTCCTCTTATCAAAGCTAGTGAAACAGTAGGAAAAGTTTTAAAACAAAACGACATTGTCATCTATGAATCTACAGTTTATCCAGGAGCTACAGAAGAAGACTGTGTGCCTATTCTTGAGAAGTTCTCAACCCTTACTTTCAATAAAGATTTCTTTTGCGGATATTCTCCTGAAAGAATCAATCCAGGTGATAAAGAACATACAGTTACAAAAATACTTAAAGTTACAAGTGGTTCAACTCCTGAGATAGGTCAAAAAGTAAATGAACTCTATGCGAGTATCATCACAGCAGGTACTCATCTTGCACCAACTATAAAAGTAGCAGAAGCAGCAAAAGTAATAGAAAACTCTCAAAGAGATATCAATATCGCATTTGTAAATGAACTTGCAATTATTTTTAATAAACTTGGAATCAATACAAATGATGTACTAGCAGCAGCAGGGACAAAATGGAACTTCTTACCATTTAAACCAGGTCTTGTTGGTGGACACTGTATCGGTGTAGATCCATACTATTTAACTCATAAAGCCCAACAAGTAGGATATAACCCAGAAATTATCCTAGCAGGTAGAAGACTCAATGATAATATGGGAATCTATGTAGCAAATCAAGTAATAAAACTGATGATAAAAAAAGGTCATAAGATAGAGGGTTCTAAAGTCTTAGTCCTTGGTATCACTTTTAAAGAGAATTGTCCAGATATAAGAAATAGTAGAGTGATAGATGTTATAGAAGAGCTTAAAGAGTTTGGATGTGATATCACTGTAACTGACTATTGGGCAGATAAAGATGAAGTAAAACATGAGTACAATCTAAACTTAGATAATGATCTGAACTATGACGACTATGAAGCTATAGTCTTAGCGGTATCACATGATAAATATAAAAATTTGACTTTTGGAAATCAAAATCAAATTGTTTATGATATAAAATCTATCTTAAAAGACAGTGATGGAAGATTGTAG